Proteins found in one Natrinema saccharevitans genomic segment:
- a CDS encoding ribbon-helix-helix domain-containing protein: MSTQPSARNDSAADGPERVTVRLYGDDQTTLEALVDGPFENQSEAIREGLRQLAAAELEDGDPDG; the protein is encoded by the coding sequence GTGTCGACGCAACCCAGCGCCCGCAACGACTCCGCAGCGGACGGCCCCGAGCGCGTGACCGTCCGGCTGTACGGCGACGACCAGACGACGCTCGAGGCGCTCGTCGACGGGCCGTTCGAAAACCAGTCCGAAGCGATCCGCGAAGGGCTGCGACAGCTCGCCGCCGCGGAACTCGAGGACGGTGATCCCGATGGGTGA
- a CDS encoding ParA family protein: MAADHTPRAVCLPMLKGGFGKSTFASTLGGILGDFRDHDVLVVDLDPAGHLSTGLGYYTRENESATDLSDVLLGDATLDAIVKNPGHGFNFVPSLNLDDVTDELSKDSVLASDLKVKQELVDKHLGEQYDYMLFDVPGTRNKLTNNAVVAAPNAILPLMPAPEALNGLRETATRLVAPIRAQLPGEFEILATVPNDLSARIDHQTKDRKLLEAMNTQESFASYLLAGRDGVDAQQGTLSDDYDLETVLDNHIPPFARIRPDEWNAIDAGEIDPPKPPIRHTGAIGDAYENRQPLTAYDPENPQLEYFGQIADIIEHGGIVQ; this comes from the coding sequence ATGGCAGCCGATCACACACCACGAGCCGTTTGTCTCCCCATGCTGAAAGGGGGATTCGGAAAGAGTACGTTTGCAAGCACCCTCGGCGGGATCCTCGGCGACTTCCGCGACCACGACGTGTTAGTCGTCGACCTCGATCCGGCCGGCCACCTCTCGACGGGACTTGGCTACTACACCCGTGAGAACGAATCGGCGACCGATCTTTCGGACGTCTTGCTCGGGGATGCAACGCTCGACGCGATCGTGAAGAATCCCGGCCACGGGTTCAATTTCGTCCCGTCGCTGAACCTCGACGATGTCACCGACGAACTGTCGAAAGACTCGGTGCTGGCCTCGGACTTAAAGGTCAAACAGGAACTCGTCGACAAGCATCTCGGCGAGCAGTACGACTACATGCTGTTCGACGTGCCGGGGACTCGGAACAAGCTCACGAATAACGCAGTGGTCGCAGCGCCCAACGCGATCCTCCCGCTCATGCCGGCTCCCGAAGCCCTGAACGGCCTTCGAGAGACGGCGACGCGGCTGGTTGCACCGATCCGGGCCCAACTTCCGGGCGAGTTCGAGATCCTCGCGACGGTCCCGAACGACCTCTCGGCGCGAATCGACCACCAGACCAAGGACCGGAAGCTGCTTGAGGCGATGAACACGCAGGAGAGTTTCGCGAGTTACCTGCTGGCCGGTCGCGACGGCGTCGACGCCCAGCAGGGAACACTCTCGGACGACTATGACCTCGAGACGGTGCTGGATAACCACATCCCGCCGTTTGCTCGGATCCGGCCGGACGAATGGAACGCGATCGATGCGGGTGAGATCGACCCGCCGAAGCCGCCGATTCGACACACTGGCGCGATCGGGGACGCCTACGAGAATCGCCAGCCGTTGACGGCCTACGATCCGGAGAACCCACAGCTCGAGTACTTCGGCCAGATCGCGGATATCATCGAACACGGAGGAATCGTCCAATGA
- a CDS encoding FxLYD domain-containing protein: MYRRKLLATGGTALALGLAGCASETDDGNGDDREEGSTNDTDDGGDGGDTGTSDGGDTDSSGGDPVELLDHEWYQNSQYDAGVSGSLENVSGEELSYVEVSVYFLDEDGAQVGEGIDNTSDLSAGRVWKFDATYLDGEPQTVTDYEIETDVSNY, translated from the coding sequence ATGTATCGGCGGAAACTATTGGCGACTGGTGGGACGGCGCTGGCACTCGGGCTGGCGGGCTGTGCCTCCGAAACCGACGACGGCAACGGCGACGACCGCGAAGAAGGATCGACCAACGACACCGACGACGGCGGGGACGGCGGCGACACCGGCACCTCCGACGGCGGCGATACCGACTCGAGTGGCGGCGATCCCGTTGAACTACTCGACCACGAGTGGTATCAAAACAGTCAGTACGATGCCGGCGTGTCCGGCAGCCTCGAAAACGTCTCCGGGGAGGAACTGTCGTATGTCGAAGTGAGCGTGTATTTCCTCGACGAGGATGGAGCCCAAGTCGGCGAAGGGATCGATAACACGTCCGATCTTTCGGCTGGCCGTGTGTGGAAATTCGACGCGACGTATCTCGACGGCGAACCCCAGACCGTCACTGACTACGAGATCGAAACCGACGTATCGAACTACTAA